The following proteins come from a genomic window of Alosa sapidissima isolate fAloSap1 chromosome 22, fAloSap1.pri, whole genome shotgun sequence:
- the LOC121697034 gene encoding uncharacterized protein LOC121697034 has product MPSICCAVGCSNKKGDPNVSFYRLPKDEDRRQRWLAGIKRAGWTPPVAVDFAVHVLSLVGKAQTLCAPTLFQPYFPLSSPDKRKRIYEMRRFEHTQALKRKRAVSSVDRGETGIAGEEGLETCRGEDIHEMDKDDRQEFDREDRQNLDGQEDGEEFDRDEELQDIFIGDAEESDREEEGQETDRAVELETGWGVVSGRSCGNASCEHTIKCLMNECMRLQREVYKLKDQVSSLSFNQESLKDKDEKVQKLTGLPYYAKLILLFSFISPFLKSKSCLSPFQQFLLTVMRLRMKLPLFFCSLFVSCLNINCWSNF; this is encoded by the exons ATGCCTTCAATCTGTTGTGCTGTGGGATGTAGCAACAAAAAAGGGGACCCAAACGTGTCATTTTATAGACTTCCCAAAGACGAGGATAGACGTCAACGATGGCTTGCAGGGATTAAAAGGGCAGGATGGACACCCCCGGTAGCAGTCGACTTTGCAGTGCACGTTTTGTCTCTG GTGGGAAAAGCTCAAACCCTCTGTGCCCCGACTTTGTTCCAACCATATTTCCCTCTCAGTTCACCCGACAAGAGGAAGCGGATTTATGAAATGAGGCGATTTGAACACACCCAGGcactgaaaagaaaaagagcagTTAGCAGTGTGGACAGAGGAGAGACTGGGATAGCAGGAGAAGAGGGATTGGAGACGTGCAGAGGAGAAGACATACATGAGATGGACAAGGACGACAGACAGGAGTTTGACAGAGAAGACAGACAGAACTTGGATGGAcaagaggatggagaggagtTTGACAGAGACGAAGAGTTGCAGGATATTTTCATAGGAGATGCAGAGGAGTCtgacagagaagaagagggGCAGGAGACTGACAGAGCTGTTGAACTGGAGACAGGCTGGGGTGTAGTTTCGGGCCGTTCCTGTGGAAACGCCTCTTGTGAACACACAATCAAATGTTTGATGAACGAATGCATGAGATTACAGAGAGAAGTGTATAAGCTAAAGGATCAAGTAAGTTCATTGTCTTTCAACCAAGAAAGTTTGAAGGACAAAGATGAGAAAGTACAGAAACTAACTGGTCTGCCTTATTATGCTAAACTAAtacttcttttctctttcatctCACCATTTCTAAAATCTAAATCATGCTTGTCACCTTTTCAACAGTTCTTGTTAACAGTAATGCGCCTTAGAATGAAGTTGCCACTTTTTttttgtagcctatttgtttcATGTCTCAACATCAACTGCTGGTCGAATTTTTAA